In the genome of Raphanus sativus cultivar WK10039 chromosome 4, ASM80110v3, whole genome shotgun sequence, one region contains:
- the LOC108828959 gene encoding LOW QUALITY PROTEIN: protein IQ-DOMAIN 33 (The sequence of the model RefSeq protein was modified relative to this genomic sequence to represent the inferred CDS: inserted 1 base in 1 codon; substituted 1 base at 1 genomic stop codon): MGVTGGLLRSIFFRNKSFGVHDYNNGRWNVGEKKRWSLVRLYLWGDEFNSXSIKDSVDALLTMSQQLSSDSVSVKQHLEDDEDSVSVTSSEVKVTQPLQDKISKVVKEDADNKSEATETHIPKRHLTSPISKLFLKEDAAIIIQSAFRSYLVIFCFLLCLLLLCQFHXFFQAKREVEKTFAKEECFSGGKVSMGTSLKVQTRNSVKAPFIRTKLVSPTRRTLQKNKTQVVMRIKEDWDDSKVSSTTSKSRIQSRTES; the protein is encoded by the exons ATGGGTGTTACAGGAGGACTACTGAGAAGCATTTTCTTCAGAAACAAATCATTTGGGGTTCATGACTACAACAAT GGAAGATGGAATGTAGGAGAGAAGAAACGATGGAGCTTGGTTAGATTATACCTTTGGGGAGATGAATTCAACT GTTCAATCAAAGATTCTGTTGACGCTCTTCTTACAATGTCTCAGCAACTGAGCTCAGATTCAGTTTCGGTGAAACAACATCTGGAGGATGATGAGGACTCTGTTTCAGTTACGAGCTCAGAGGTTAAAGTAACTCAGCCGTTACAAGACAAGATATCAAAAGTAGTAAAAGAAGATGCTGATAATAAAAGCGAAGCAACAGAGACGCATATACCGAAGAGGCATCTGACTAGTCCAATCTCTAAGTTGTTCCTCAAAGAAGACGCTGCAATTATAATTCAGTCAGCATTCAGAAGTTACCTGGTTATTTTTTGCTTCCTTCTTTGTCTTCTGCTGTTGTGTCAATTCCATTGATTCTTTCAGGCAAAACGAGAAGTAGAAAAAACGTTTGCTAAAGAGGAGTGCTTCTCGGGAGGTAAAGTATCTATGGGGACATCACTAAAAGTTCAGACACGCAATTCCGTGAAGGCACCGTTCATTAGGACAAAACTAGTATCTCCAACTCGAAGAACATTACAGAAGAACAAAACTCAAGTAGTTATGAGGATAAAG GAAGACTGGGATGACAGCAAGGTGAGCAGCACAACATCAAAATCGAGGATTCAAAGCAGAACTGAATCCTAA
- the LOC108828978 gene encoding eukaryotic translation initiation factor 1A — MPKNKGKGGKNRKRGKNEADDEKRELIFKEDGQEYAQVLRMLGNGRCEAMCIDGTKRLCHIRGKMHKKVWIAAGDIVLVGLRDYQDDKADVILKYMSDEARLLKAYGELPENTRLNEGIVGDLDEDDDNNVDDYVEFEDEDIDRI; from the coding sequence ATGCCGAAGAACAAGGGAAAAGGAGGAAAGAACAGGAAGAGAGGAAAGAACGAAGCTGATGACGAGAAGCGTGAGCTTATCTTTAAAGAAGATGGCCAAGAGTACGCTCAAGTCCTCCGCATGCTCGGCAATGGCCGATGCGAAGCCATGTGCATTGACGGAACCAAACGTCTCTGCCATATCCGTGGTAAGATGCACAAGAAGGTCTGGATCGCAGCCGGTGACATCGTCCTTGTTGGCCTGAGGGACTACCAAGATGACAAAGCTGACGTCATCCTCAAGTACATGTCTGATGAGGCCAGGCTTCTCAAGGCCTATGGTGAGCTTCCTGAGAATACCCGTCTTAATGAAGGCATTGTTGGTGAtcttgatgaagatgatgataataatgTTGATGATTACGTTGAGTTTGAGGACGAGGATATTGATAGGATCTAA
- the LOC108828977 gene encoding DNA-dependent metalloprotease WSS1 homolog 2 isoform X1 encodes MKVSVMWRGNKYTIEIDPNSNLKDLGYELRNLTGVTAETLRLIVPRLNEKGSNLLLPFSDEHSFSSLHESSITEGKTIRMMGVTEEEFNGVQKDAMPDMRILGFEDEERRLRLKKFSSTSIKLPQGPYIFCAFRTLQLPGIELNPPPADALKRMHMLASDPGIIAIMNKHRWRVGIMTELAPVGYVGVSPKCLLGFNKNQGEEISLRLRTDDLKGFRKYQSIKKTLLHELAHMVYTEHDEKFYALDSQLNKEAESLDWTKSRGHTLNGAKVTKDIDDEEDLFDEIGDENFSQRLGGDQYDDLGNARESSVAAAYRRLSHTSASKLREEPDPDDSVDVGDESKQPIPPEAHSDSRSQFEPDPDDAIEDASTPEHHSGSLEPDPDDVEARTSIGEVENMEISNDTVMSDGNLTRPPGETNAEETIIEVDEPDLDDMEIQRIQDSVTIVSNRLTKAINAMKTGFNSGEATNVLQMLLKIVRNIIEQPNEMKFKRLRKGNPAIKRKILNFPAAVEILSVVGFVEEMVSEGTGAPEPYLVLKRNDPGLLWIAKSMIESHTTGS; translated from the exons atgaaagTCTCTGTTATGTGGAGAGGAAACAAATACACCATTGAGATCGATCCCAACTCTAATCTTAAGGATTTGGGTTATGAATTGAGAAACTTAACGGGCGTTACGGCGGAGACCCTCCGTCTGATCGTTCCTCGGTTGAATGAAAAAGGCTCAAACTTGTTGCTTCCCTTTTCTGACGAGCACTCCTTCTCGAGCTTGCACGAATCTTCCATAACTGAG GGCAAAACTATCAGAATGATGGGAGTGACTGAAGAAGAGTTCAATGGAGTTCAAAAAGATGCAATGCCCGACATGAGAATACTTGGATTCGAGGACGAGGAGAGAAGGCTTAGGCTAAAGAAGTTCTCCAGCACTTCAATCAAGCTCCCACAGGGGCCTTACATCTTCTGCGCTTTCCGTACTCTTCAACTTCCCGGTATAGAG TTAAACCCTCCTCCTGCTGATGCTTTAAAGAGAATGCACATGCTTGCATCCGACCCTGGTATTATCGCTATTATGAACAag CATCGCTGGAGAGTAGGGATTATGACAGAACTTGCTCCTGTTGGTTATGTTGGTGTTAGTCCTAAATGCCTCCTTGGCTTTAACAAG AATCAAGGAGAAGAGATTTCTTTACGTCTTCGGACTGATGATCTAAAGGGATTCAGGAAGTACCAGAGCATTAAAAAGACACTACTCCATGAGCTG GCTCACATGGTATACACGGAGCATGATGAAAAATTTTATGCTCTTGATAGTCAG CTGAACAAAGAAGCTGAGAGCTTGGATTGGACTAAATCAAGGGGTCACACTTTGAATGGAGCGAAAGTAACAAAGGAcattgatgatgaagaggatTTGTTTGATGAAATTGGAGATGAAAACTTTTCTCAGAGGCTTGGTGGAGATCAATACGATGATCTGGGAAATGCTCGTGAATCGTCTGTTGCTGCTGCTTATCGCCGTCTCTCCCACACTAGTGCTTCGAAACTGAGAGAGGAACCTGATCCTGATGACTCTGTTGATGTTGGAGATGAGAGTAAACAGCCCATTCCCCCTGAAGCTCACTCTGATTCTAGGAGTCAGTTTGAGCCTGATCCCGACGATGCCATTGAAGATGCATCAACACCAGAACATCACTCGGGATCGCTTGAACCTGATCCGGATGATGTGGAGGCGCGCACAAGTATAGGGGAAGTTGAAAACATGGAAATATCAAATGACACAGTTATGTCGGATGGTAATTTGACTAGACCTCCTGGAGAAACCAATGCAGAAGAAACAATCATTGAGGTTGATGAGCCAGATCTAGATGATATGGAGATTCAGAGAATCCAAGACTCTGTTACCATCGTCTCTAATCGTCTCACGAAAGCCATAAATGCCATGAAAACTGGCTTCAACTCCGGTGAAGCAACCAATGTGCTACAAATGCTTCTTAAAATAGTGAG GAACATCATTGAGCAACCAAATGAAATGAAATTCAAAAGGCTGCGTAAG GGAAACCCTGCaattaagcgcaagatactcAACTTCCCag CTGCGGTTGAGATCCTTTCCGTGGTTGGCTTTGTGGAAGAGATGGTATCGGAAGGCACAGGAGCACCAGAACCATATTTGGTACTGAAACGTAATGACCCAGGCCTCTTGTGGATTGCCAAGTCCATGATTGAATCACACACCACAGGTTCCTAG
- the LOC108828977 gene encoding uncharacterized protein LOC108828977 isoform X2, producing MMGVTEEEFNGVQKDAMPDMRILGFEDEERRLRLKKFSSTSIKLPQGPYIFCAFRTLQLPGIELNPPPADALKRMHMLASDPGIIAIMNKHRWRVGIMTELAPVGYVGVSPKCLLGFNKNQGEEISLRLRTDDLKGFRKYQSIKKTLLHELAHMVYTEHDEKFYALDSQLNKEAESLDWTKSRGHTLNGAKVTKDIDDEEDLFDEIGDENFSQRLGGDQYDDLGNARESSVAAAYRRLSHTSASKLREEPDPDDSVDVGDESKQPIPPEAHSDSRSQFEPDPDDAIEDASTPEHHSGSLEPDPDDVEARTSIGEVENMEISNDTVMSDGNLTRPPGETNAEETIIEVDEPDLDDMEIQRIQDSVTIVSNRLTKAINAMKTGFNSGEATNVLQMLLKIVRNIIEQPNEMKFKRLRKGNPAIKRKILNFPAAVEILSVVGFVEEMVSEGTGAPEPYLVLKRNDPGLLWIAKSMIESHTTGS from the exons ATGATGGGAGTGACTGAAGAAGAGTTCAATGGAGTTCAAAAAGATGCAATGCCCGACATGAGAATACTTGGATTCGAGGACGAGGAGAGAAGGCTTAGGCTAAAGAAGTTCTCCAGCACTTCAATCAAGCTCCCACAGGGGCCTTACATCTTCTGCGCTTTCCGTACTCTTCAACTTCCCGGTATAGAG TTAAACCCTCCTCCTGCTGATGCTTTAAAGAGAATGCACATGCTTGCATCCGACCCTGGTATTATCGCTATTATGAACAag CATCGCTGGAGAGTAGGGATTATGACAGAACTTGCTCCTGTTGGTTATGTTGGTGTTAGTCCTAAATGCCTCCTTGGCTTTAACAAG AATCAAGGAGAAGAGATTTCTTTACGTCTTCGGACTGATGATCTAAAGGGATTCAGGAAGTACCAGAGCATTAAAAAGACACTACTCCATGAGCTG GCTCACATGGTATACACGGAGCATGATGAAAAATTTTATGCTCTTGATAGTCAG CTGAACAAAGAAGCTGAGAGCTTGGATTGGACTAAATCAAGGGGTCACACTTTGAATGGAGCGAAAGTAACAAAGGAcattgatgatgaagaggatTTGTTTGATGAAATTGGAGATGAAAACTTTTCTCAGAGGCTTGGTGGAGATCAATACGATGATCTGGGAAATGCTCGTGAATCGTCTGTTGCTGCTGCTTATCGCCGTCTCTCCCACACTAGTGCTTCGAAACTGAGAGAGGAACCTGATCCTGATGACTCTGTTGATGTTGGAGATGAGAGTAAACAGCCCATTCCCCCTGAAGCTCACTCTGATTCTAGGAGTCAGTTTGAGCCTGATCCCGACGATGCCATTGAAGATGCATCAACACCAGAACATCACTCGGGATCGCTTGAACCTGATCCGGATGATGTGGAGGCGCGCACAAGTATAGGGGAAGTTGAAAACATGGAAATATCAAATGACACAGTTATGTCGGATGGTAATTTGACTAGACCTCCTGGAGAAACCAATGCAGAAGAAACAATCATTGAGGTTGATGAGCCAGATCTAGATGATATGGAGATTCAGAGAATCCAAGACTCTGTTACCATCGTCTCTAATCGTCTCACGAAAGCCATAAATGCCATGAAAACTGGCTTCAACTCCGGTGAAGCAACCAATGTGCTACAAATGCTTCTTAAAATAGTGAG GAACATCATTGAGCAACCAAATGAAATGAAATTCAAAAGGCTGCGTAAG GGAAACCCTGCaattaagcgcaagatactcAACTTCCCag CTGCGGTTGAGATCCTTTCCGTGGTTGGCTTTGTGGAAGAGATGGTATCGGAAGGCACAGGAGCACCAGAACCATATTTGGTACTGAAACGTAATGACCCAGGCCTCTTGTGGATTGCCAAGTCCATGATTGAATCACACACCACAGGTTCCTAG
- the LOC108828976 gene encoding fimbrin-5, which produces MSSYVGVVVSDPELHSQFTQVELRTLKSKFNSNKTLLDRFTVGDLPPVLAKLNAFSGTFDADEIKSVLDKSYPDADQEVDFETFLRAFLSVQARGVEKSGGSKGSSSFLKSGTTTVHHAINEAEKASYVSHVNSYLRDDPFLKSYLPIDPATNAFFDLVKDGVLLCKLINLAVPGTIDERAINTKKILNPWERNENLTLGLNSAKAIGCTVVNIGTQDIAEGRPYLVLGLISQIIKIQMLADLNFKKTPSLFQLVDDTQDAEELMGLAPEKVLLKWMNFHLKKAGYEKQVTNFSSDVKDGEAYAYLLNALAPEHSTHATLETKDPTERAKKVLEQAEKMDCKRYLSPKDIVDGSANLNLAFVAQIFQHRNGLTDDSSKSTSFAEMMTDDVETSREERCFRLWINSLGTATYVNNVFEDLRNGWVLLEVLDKVSPGSVNWKHANKPPIKMPFKKVENCNEVIKIGKELRFSLVNVAGNDIVQGNKKLLLAFLWQLMRYTMLQLLKNLRSHSQGKEITDADILNWANRKVKRVGRTSQADSFRDKNLSTGIFFLELLTAVEPRVVNWSLVTSGETEEDKKLNATYIISVARKLGCSIFLLPEDIIEVNQKMMLILAASIMYWSLQQQSDTESNVSEDAADEGDANSVTGDVSNLSLDEASDSSPSGQDQDLVTNADEDEVEVEVDDENNKDA; this is translated from the exons ATGTCAAGTTACGTTGGTGTTGTCGTCTCTGATCCAGAGTTGCACAGCCAATTTACACAAGTCGAGTTACGAACCCTTAAATCCAAG TTTAATTCAAATAAAACGCTCTTGGATCGTTTCACCGTTGGAGACTTACCTCCTGTTCTCGCTAAGCTCAATGCCTTTAGCGGCACTTTCGATGCCGACGAGATCAAATCTGTTTTGGACAAGTCATATCCCGATGCTGATCAAGAAGTCGATTTCGAGACTTTCCTCCGG GCCTTTCTAAGTGTGCAAGCCCGAGGAGTGGAAAAATCAGGAGGGTCAAAAGGTTCTTCCTCATTCCTCAAAAGTGGCACCACTACGGTTCATCATGCCATTAACGAAGCCGAGAAGGCTTCTTATGTTTCCCATGTCAATAGTTACTTGAGAGATGACCCTTTCTTGAAGAGCTACCTTCCTATCGATCCTGCTACTAATGCTTTCTTTGATCTTGTTAAGGATGGTGTTCTTCTCTG tAAGCTTATCAATCTTGCTGTTCCTGGTACCATCGACGAACGAGCTATCAACACTAAGAAAATTCTTAACCCGTGGGAGAGGAATGAGAACCTTACTCTTGGTCTCAATTCTGCCAAAGCTATTGGCTGCACTGTCGTCAACATTGGAACACAGGACATTGCTGAAGGCAGA CCATATCTCGTACTTGGGTTGATATCTCAGATTATTAAG ATCCAAATGCTGGCTGATCTCAATTTTAAGAAAACTCCTTCACTTTTTCAATTGGTGGACGACACTcag GATGCGGAGGAGCTCATGGGGTTAGCTCCTGAAAAAGTTCTGCTAAAATGGATGAATTTTCATCTCAAGAAAGCTGGTTATGAAAAGCAGGTTACAAATTTTTCTTCTGATGTGAAG GACGGCGAGGCATATGCGTATCTGCTTAATGCTCTTGCTCCAGAACACTCTACGCATGCTACATTAGAGACCAAAGACCCCACCGAAAGAGCGAAAAAGGTGCTTGAGCAGGCTGAGAAGATGGATTGTAAAAGATATCTTTCTCCTAAAGATATAGTAGACGGCTCAGCAAATCTTAACCTTGCATTTGTGGCGCAAATATTTCAGCACAG GAATGGATTAACTGATGACAGTTCAAAGTCAACGTCATTTGCTGAGATGATGACAGATGATGTGGAAACTTCACGAGAAGAAAGATGTTTCCGCCTCTGGATTAACAGTCTTGGTACTGCCACTTATGTCAACAATGTTTTCGAGGATCTAAGGAATGG ATGGGTTCTTCTTGAAGTTCTTGACAAAGTTTCGCCTGGCTCAGTCAACTGGAAACATGCGAATAAACCTCCCATAAAAATGCCATTTAAAAAGGTTGAGAACTGCAATGAAGTTATAAAGATCGGCAAAGAACTTCGATTCTCCCTTGTCAATGTAGCTGGAAATGACATTGTGCAAGGAAATAAGAAACTCCTCCTCG CTTTTCTGTGGCAACTAATGAGATATACAATGCTCCAACTTCTGAAGAACTTGAGATCTCACTCGCAAGGTAAAGAAATTACAGATGCAGATATTCTAAACTGGGCGAATAGGAAAGTGAAGAGAGTTGGCCGAACTTCTCAGGCTGATAGCTTCAGA GACAAGAATCTGTCAACTGGAATCTTCTTTCTGGAACTTCTGACTGCGGTAGAACCAAGAGTTGTCAACTGGAGCCTCGTTACCAGTGGAGAAACAG AGGAGGATAAGAAGTTGAATGCCACATACATCATCAGTGTTGCAAGGAAGCTCGGATGCTCCATATTCTTGTTGCCTGAGGATATCATAGAG GTGAACCAGAAAATGATGCTTATTTTGGCGGCCAGCATCATGTACTGGAGCCTTCAGCAACAATCAGACACAGAGTCTAATGTCTCAGAAGATGCTGCTGACGAAGGCGATGCAAACTCTGTTACTGGTGACGTCTCCAACTTGTCCCTTGATGAGGCCTCTGACTCCTCTCCAAGCGGCCAAGATCAAGATCTGGTAACAAACGCAGACGAGGATGAGGTTGAGGTTGAGGTTGATGATGAGAATAATAAAGATGCATAG